The following proteins are co-located in the Micromonospora coriariae genome:
- a CDS encoding LacI family DNA-binding transcriptional regulator, with amino-acid sequence MKPTLQAVADAVGVSRSTVSNAYSRPDQLSSALRERILDAARQLGYPGPNPTARSLRRGFVGSIGVLFTSQLSYAFTDPFAVRFLAGVGEAAERHGTSMLLVPLSRAELDARRAVENAAVDGFCVYCVADEEWALDVIRARGLPFVSTAARDDAGPDERFVGIDERAAARGVAAHVAGLGHRQVALLADSVLPDAPAGPLTLPGVDQVPHPTTHGRLAGFADAFAEVGVDWAELNLVNAQGNSRQAAAAAVAGLFDRPAPPTAVLACSDVLALGVLDALAGRPSGDRPPVSVTGFDDVPEAAAAGLTTVRQPAEEKGRIAAQLLLDPPVDAAAGHVLLPTALVVRTSTGPVPRS; translated from the coding sequence GTGAAGCCAACCCTGCAAGCCGTGGCGGACGCCGTCGGCGTCTCCCGCAGCACGGTGTCCAACGCCTACAGCCGCCCCGACCAGCTCTCCTCGGCGCTGCGCGAGCGGATCCTGGACGCCGCCCGGCAGCTCGGCTACCCGGGCCCCAACCCCACCGCCCGCTCCCTGCGTCGCGGCTTCGTCGGCTCGATCGGGGTGCTGTTCACCTCGCAACTGTCGTACGCCTTCACCGACCCGTTCGCCGTCCGCTTTCTCGCCGGCGTGGGTGAGGCCGCCGAGCGACACGGCACCAGCATGCTGTTGGTGCCGCTGTCCCGGGCGGAGCTCGACGCCCGTCGCGCGGTGGAGAACGCCGCGGTCGACGGGTTCTGCGTCTACTGCGTCGCCGACGAGGAGTGGGCCCTGGACGTGATCCGGGCCCGCGGGCTGCCGTTCGTCAGTACGGCCGCCCGCGACGACGCCGGCCCCGACGAGCGGTTCGTCGGCATCGACGAGCGGGCCGCGGCCCGCGGCGTCGCCGCACACGTCGCCGGCCTCGGCCACCGCCAGGTGGCCCTGCTCGCCGACTCCGTGCTGCCCGACGCGCCGGCCGGCCCGCTCACCCTTCCCGGGGTCGACCAGGTGCCACACCCGACCACCCACGGCCGGCTCGCCGGGTTCGCCGACGCGTTCGCCGAGGTCGGCGTCGACTGGGCCGAGCTGAACCTGGTCAACGCCCAGGGCAACAGTCGCCAGGCCGCGGCGGCGGCCGTCGCCGGGCTGTTCGACCGGCCGGCGCCGCCGACCGCCGTGCTGGCCTGCTCCGACGTGCTCGCTCTCGGCGTCCTGGACGCGCTCGCCGGGCGACCGTCCGGCGATCGCCCGCCGGTCTCGGTGACCGGCTTCGACGACGTCCCCGAGGCCGCCGCGGCCGGCCTCACCACCGTCCGGCAACCGGCCGAGGAGAAGGGCCGGATCGCCGCCCAACTACTGCTCGACCCGCCCGTGGACGCCGCGGCCGGTCATGTGCTGCTGCCCACCGCACTCGTCGTCCGGACCTCCACCGGACCTGTCCCGAGGAGTTGA
- a CDS encoding helix-turn-helix domain-containing protein, which yields MVPAEGGPTTGPTVLRILLGAQLRRLRESSGVTREGAGWEIRASESKISRMELGRVGFKERDVADLLTLYGVTDEQERDALLKLARDANSPGWWHRYGDVLPTWFQSYLGLEAAAALIRTYEVQFVPGLLQTREYARAVVLLGHGAAGPSELDRRVALRMQRQQLLHREHPPQLWAVVDEAALRRPIGGAEVMRGQLTALIEATKSPNVRLQVIPFAAGGHAAAGGAFTILRFGDQELPDIVYIEQLTSAIYLDKRDDLDYYAVAMERLCVEAEPPERTPEILGRLLEDLYPA from the coding sequence ATGGTTCCCGCCGAGGGCGGCCCGACAACCGGGCCTACCGTGCTGCGCATCCTGCTCGGTGCCCAACTGCGCCGGTTGCGGGAGTCCAGCGGCGTGACGCGGGAAGGTGCCGGCTGGGAGATCCGAGCCTCCGAATCCAAGATCAGTCGGATGGAGCTGGGCCGGGTCGGCTTCAAGGAACGCGACGTGGCGGACCTGCTCACGCTCTACGGCGTCACCGACGAGCAGGAGCGCGACGCGCTGCTCAAGCTCGCTCGCGACGCCAACAGCCCCGGCTGGTGGCACCGCTACGGCGACGTCCTGCCCACCTGGTTCCAGTCCTACCTGGGCCTGGAGGCGGCGGCGGCGCTGATCCGCACCTACGAGGTGCAGTTCGTGCCCGGCCTGCTGCAGACCCGTGAGTACGCCCGGGCGGTCGTGCTGCTCGGGCACGGCGCGGCCGGTCCGTCCGAGCTGGACCGACGGGTCGCGCTGCGGATGCAGCGCCAGCAGTTGCTCCACAGGGAGCACCCGCCGCAGCTCTGGGCGGTCGTGGACGAGGCGGCGCTGCGGCGTCCGATCGGCGGTGCCGAGGTGATGCGCGGTCAGCTCACCGCGCTCATCGAGGCGACCAAGTCGCCGAATGTCCGCCTCCAGGTCATCCCGTTCGCCGCCGGTGGTCACGCGGCCGCCGGCGGCGCGTTCACCATCCTGCGCTTCGGCGACCAGGAACTGCCCGACATCGTCTACATCGAACAGCTCACCAGCGCCATCTACCTGGACAAGCGCGACGACCTGGATTACTACGCGGTGGCCATGGAGCGGCTCTGCGTCGAAGCCGAGCCGCCGGAGCGCACCCCGGAGATCCTCGGCCGTCTGCTGGAGGACCTCTACCCAGCGTGA
- a CDS encoding DUF397 domain-containing protein — protein sequence MQQPPNGVPIHQLPPLSWQKSRRSNPSGNCVELAELPGGAGIALRNSRHPEGPALIYTVDEIAAFVLGARDGDFDHLIN from the coding sequence ATGCAGCAGCCACCGAACGGCGTTCCGATCCACCAGTTGCCACCGCTGAGCTGGCAGAAAAGTCGCCGCAGCAACCCCAGCGGCAACTGCGTCGAACTCGCTGAACTGCCCGGCGGAGCCGGGATCGCGCTCCGCAACTCCCGACATCCGGAAGGGCCGGCGCTGATCTACACGGTGGATGAGATCGCCGCCTTCGTGCTCGGCGCGCGCGACGGCGACTTCGATCATCTGATCAACTGA
- a CDS encoding GGDEF domain-containing protein — protein sequence MPDPMSVASGICAAGALLSSWQLRRRALRAEAEIGHLQAELAAERHAASHDPLTGLPNRRAFYRLAAALLTDTAGQPLIAIVLDLDDFKQINDRYGHAAGDQVLICVAERLAGFAGDNLVARLGGDEFAGLLASPTVDRRWIEHATRRLSETVAAPIRLSGVSVQVTASVGLAPVTGPAQLTDALSRADAAMYQAKSLGGNRSPRQLVDSVRLAEC from the coding sequence GTGCCGGATCCGATGAGTGTCGCCTCCGGCATCTGCGCTGCTGGCGCGCTGCTGTCCTCGTGGCAACTACGACGGCGGGCGCTGCGCGCCGAGGCCGAGATCGGGCACCTCCAGGCCGAACTGGCCGCCGAGCGGCACGCCGCCAGCCACGACCCGCTCACCGGGCTACCCAACCGGCGTGCCTTCTACCGCCTCGCGGCCGCCCTGCTCACCGACACGGCCGGGCAGCCGTTGATCGCCATCGTGCTCGACCTGGACGACTTCAAGCAGATCAACGACCGGTACGGGCACGCGGCCGGCGACCAGGTGCTGATCTGCGTGGCCGAGCGGCTGGCCGGCTTCGCCGGGGACAATCTCGTCGCCCGCCTCGGCGGGGACGAGTTCGCCGGGCTGCTGGCCAGCCCGACCGTCGACCGGCGCTGGATCGAGCACGCCACCCGGCGGCTCAGCGAGACCGTCGCCGCCCCGATCCGGCTCAGCGGGGTGAGCGTCCAGGTGACGGCCTCCGTCGGGCTCGCCCCGGTGACCGGCCCGGCCCAGCTCACCGATGCGCTCAGCCGCGCCGACGCGGCGATGTACCAGGCGAAGAGCCTGGGCGGCAACCGATCGCCCCGGCAGCTCGTGGACAGCGTCCGCCTGGCCGAGTGCTGA
- a CDS encoding phosphotransferase enzyme family protein, with translation MIEDATRQVTGWVRTDFGLDLTRVDEVTHGADQHARLWLAHAADGNRYAVKLSGGGTPAGLVVTAHLAGQGVPGIPAPLRTRDERLYADRGGHRLSVVPWVSDQRALDGPMTDAHWRAYGELLAAVHAVPVTDELVRLLPRGGVTYPGIVAATRATAERLREPGPADPAGPPVAELAAVWAAVADQVSTLGGAVERLAAGQRDRPVVVCHGDPHLGNLLLGPDGQVWLIDWDDAVLAPPECDLMFVTDGVLAFAPVTAEQRAAVLAGYGSVDINPVGLAWFLAVRALDDLSDWTRQALDPDADAAHRAMAARIVRGLVSPVGLVTLADAALRDLARPR, from the coding sequence GTGATCGAGGACGCGACGCGGCAGGTGACCGGCTGGGTCCGCACGGACTTCGGCCTCGACCTGACCCGCGTGGACGAGGTGACCCACGGCGCCGACCAGCACGCCCGACTGTGGTTGGCGCACGCCGCCGACGGCAACCGGTACGCGGTCAAGCTGAGCGGTGGCGGCACTCCGGCCGGCCTGGTCGTGACGGCGCACCTGGCCGGCCAGGGAGTGCCGGGCATCCCCGCGCCGCTGCGCACCCGCGACGAGCGGCTGTACGCCGACCGCGGCGGTCACCGCCTCTCGGTGGTGCCGTGGGTCTCCGACCAGCGGGCGCTCGACGGTCCGATGACTGACGCGCACTGGCGCGCGTACGGCGAACTGCTGGCCGCGGTGCACGCGGTGCCGGTGACCGACGAGCTGGTGCGGCTGCTGCCGCGCGGCGGCGTGACGTACCCGGGGATCGTGGCCGCGACCCGCGCGACGGCCGAGCGGTTGCGCGAGCCTGGACCGGCCGACCCGGCCGGTCCGCCGGTCGCCGAGCTGGCGGCCGTGTGGGCCGCGGTGGCCGACCAGGTGTCCACACTGGGCGGTGCGGTCGAGCGGCTCGCCGCCGGCCAGCGCGACCGGCCGGTCGTGGTCTGCCACGGCGACCCGCACCTGGGCAACCTGCTGCTCGGCCCGGATGGTCAGGTCTGGCTGATCGACTGGGACGATGCCGTGCTCGCCCCGCCCGAGTGCGACCTGATGTTCGTCACCGACGGGGTGCTCGCCTTCGCGCCGGTCACCGCCGAGCAGCGGGCGGCCGTCCTCGCCGGCTACGGCAGCGTCGACATCAACCCGGTCGGCCTGGCCTGGTTCCTCGCTGTTCGCGCGCTCGACGACCTCAGCGACTGGACCCGCCAGGCGCTCGATCCGGATGCGGACGCGGCCCACCGCGCGATGGCGGCCCGGATCGTGCGCGGACTGGTGTCGCCGGTCGGTCTGGTCACGCTCGCCGACGCGGCGCTGCGTGACCTCGCCCGGCCGCGTTGA
- a CDS encoding SRPBCC family protein, whose amino-acid sequence MDKLRDLVIDMPSDREITLIRSFDAPRELVWAAHSQAEHLKHWWGRGNPLDVEIDFKVGGGYRFVEHATDGNAYGFRGEFREIVVPERIVQTFEYEGMPGQVAVETLVFTETDGRTAVTGTTRFDTTEQRDGMAESGMAQGAAESYNALDRYLATLR is encoded by the coding sequence ATGGACAAGCTTCGTGACCTGGTCATCGACATGCCGTCCGACCGGGAGATCACCCTCATCCGTTCCTTCGACGCCCCGCGCGAGTTGGTCTGGGCCGCGCACAGCCAGGCCGAGCACCTGAAGCACTGGTGGGGGCGGGGCAACCCGCTGGACGTCGAGATCGACTTCAAGGTGGGTGGCGGCTACCGCTTCGTCGAGCACGCCACCGACGGCAACGCCTACGGCTTCCGCGGTGAGTTCCGGGAGATCGTCGTGCCTGAGCGGATCGTGCAGACCTTCGAGTACGAGGGCATGCCCGGCCAGGTGGCGGTGGAGACGCTGGTCTTCACCGAGACCGATGGCCGCACCGCAGTCACCGGCACCACCCGGTTCGACACCACTGAGCAGCGCGACGGCATGGCCGAGTCCGGCATGGCGCAGGGCGCGGCCGAGTCGTACAACGCACTGGACCGGTACCTCGCCACCCTGCGCTGA
- a CDS encoding ArsR/SmtB family transcription factor: MTADPTSAVFAALADPTRRAILARLATGEATVNELAEPFPISVQAISKHLNVLERAGLIVRTREAQWRRCRLDPAPLRTLAEWVEQYRRLWDERYDTLDDYLRDLKENSDGQAS, translated from the coding sequence ATGACAGCAGATCCCACCAGCGCCGTGTTCGCCGCCCTCGCCGATCCGACCCGTCGGGCCATCCTGGCCCGGCTGGCGACCGGCGAGGCGACGGTCAACGAGTTGGCGGAGCCGTTCCCGATCAGCGTTCAGGCGATCTCCAAGCACCTCAACGTGTTGGAGCGCGCCGGGCTGATCGTGCGGACCCGCGAGGCGCAGTGGCGTCGCTGCCGGCTCGACCCGGCCCCGCTGCGCACGCTGGCCGAATGGGTCGAGCAGTACCGCCGGCTCTGGGACGAGCGTTACGACACATTGGACGACTACCTACGCGACCTGAAGGAGAACAGCGATGGACAAGCTTCGTGA
- a CDS encoding type II toxin-antitoxin system PemK/MazF family toxin yields the protein MAGLLRNVAARISRVGAVIPSPRRTGPAPAQVARRRQVSALQRRELTYAPERDGQADPGEIVWTWVPYEDDPRQGKDRPVLVVGRHSRTLFGLMLSSQSERDGQRHWFALGPGDWDRDNRPSWVRLDRVLTMREDSIRREGAVLDRPRFDRVGKALRAGYGWR from the coding sequence GTGGCTGGTCTGTTGAGGAACGTGGCGGCGCGCATCTCTCGGGTGGGCGCGGTGATCCCCTCCCCGCGACGTACCGGGCCGGCCCCGGCGCAAGTGGCTCGCCGTCGCCAGGTGAGCGCGTTGCAGCGGCGTGAGCTGACCTACGCCCCGGAGCGGGACGGCCAGGCCGACCCGGGGGAGATCGTCTGGACCTGGGTGCCGTACGAGGACGACCCCCGCCAGGGCAAGGACCGGCCGGTGCTGGTCGTCGGACGGCACAGCCGAACGCTGTTCGGGTTGATGCTGTCCAGTCAGAGCGAGCGGGACGGCCAGCGGCACTGGTTCGCCCTCGGGCCTGGCGACTGGGACCGGGACAACCGGCCGAGCTGGGTTCGGCTGGACCGGGTGCTCACCATGCGCGAGGACAGCATCCGCCGCGAGGGCGCCGTGCTGGACCGGCCCCGGTTCGACCGGGTCGGGAAGGCCCTGCGCGCGGGCTACGGCTGGCGCTGA
- a CDS encoding OsmC family protein codes for MTIEVRTRTLPGTATALGSAGAYTLVVDRPADAGGGGLGFNGGQLLYLAVAGCISNDLFREAQAAGLDLHRVEVTVRGDFAGEPAVSGEVRYDVRVEGDAPPDLLRALVERVDAIAEIPNSLRGGTPVRLGRTEVAGAGARATDD; via the coding sequence GTGACCATTGAGGTGCGTACCAGGACTCTCCCCGGGACGGCGACGGCGCTCGGTTCCGCCGGGGCGTACACCCTGGTGGTGGACCGGCCGGCGGACGCCGGCGGCGGCGGGCTCGGGTTCAACGGGGGCCAGCTGCTCTACCTCGCGGTCGCCGGCTGCATCTCAAACGACCTGTTCCGGGAGGCGCAGGCAGCGGGCCTCGACCTGCACCGGGTCGAGGTGACGGTCCGGGGCGACTTCGCCGGTGAGCCGGCGGTGTCCGGCGAGGTCCGGTACGACGTCCGGGTCGAGGGCGACGCCCCGCCGGACCTGCTCCGCGCTCTGGTCGAACGGGTGGACGCGATCGCCGAGATACCCAACTCGCTGCGCGGTGGCACCCCGGTGCGGCTGGGTCGCACCGAGGTCGCCGGTGCCGGAGCGCGGGCAACCGATGATTGA
- a CDS encoding NUDIX hydrolase codes for MIELPGDLPILERRAVRVVVVDHADRVLLFHTRDPDRPARGTWWELPGGGMDPGETYHDTAVRELREETGIAVTADQVGAPTWRRRATFPHRQLRHVQDEVVVAVRLDGPGPDVDETDRLDYELEDYFGFRWWPLPEVVASSARFYPGQLPRLITPFLAGEEIDEPFELFS; via the coding sequence ATGATTGAGCTGCCGGGCGACCTGCCGATCCTGGAGCGACGCGCGGTGCGGGTGGTGGTCGTCGACCACGCCGACCGGGTGCTGCTGTTCCACACCCGCGACCCGGACCGCCCGGCGCGGGGCACCTGGTGGGAGCTGCCCGGCGGCGGCATGGACCCCGGGGAGACGTACCACGACACGGCGGTACGGGAGCTGCGCGAGGAGACCGGCATCGCGGTCACCGCCGACCAGGTGGGCGCGCCGACCTGGCGTCGGCGGGCGACCTTCCCGCACCGTCAGTTGCGCCACGTCCAGGACGAGGTGGTCGTCGCGGTACGGCTGGACGGCCCGGGCCCGGACGTGGACGAGACCGACCGGCTCGATTACGAGCTGGAGGACTACTTCGGCTTCCGCTGGTGGCCGCTGCCCGAGGTGGTGGCCAGCTCGGCCCGCTTCTACCCGGGACAGCTCCCCCGGCTGATCACGCCCTTCCTGGCCGGCGAGGAGATCGACGAGCCGTTCGAGTTGTTCTCGTGA
- a CDS encoding serpin family protein — MTSDLHGPLSRYAARLHGAIGAEHHVASPLGAWLLLALCATTTTDPEPVNRPAADGLADALGTDLTSAAEVARALLDAPHPLVASATALWLRPGQGDGEPSDWRAALPATTEVGPLPDQAGLDAWAREHTLGLIERFPLRVGPDVVLALASALATRISWTDPFEVADTGALGSGSAWAGRLRRVLRSPRRGHRGAIVSTAQAGDVIVHSALAQAADGAGLVVLSVAAAPHVPPAEVLAAAYQLSAGAADGAEPVGRRSLFDLPLGDTPLWTLREEQVRTRARDGREERHTAVLPCWSARSEHDLSAPALGFPAASAALATALALPVQDFEARQAAMARFGRYGFEAAAVTGMFELTSMPPEGVARTAELHFGHPYAVVAVATDKRADGKTGPWHGVPVFSGWITEPEELLEADG; from the coding sequence ATGACGAGCGACCTGCACGGCCCGCTGTCCCGGTACGCCGCACGGCTGCACGGCGCGATCGGCGCCGAGCACCACGTCGCCTCCCCGCTCGGCGCGTGGCTGCTGCTCGCGCTCTGCGCCACGACCACGACCGACCCGGAGCCGGTGAACCGTCCGGCCGCCGACGGGCTGGCGGACGCCCTCGGCACCGATCTGACCAGCGCGGCCGAGGTCGCCCGCGCGCTGCTGGACGCCCCGCACCCGCTGGTCGCGTCCGCCACCGCGCTCTGGCTCCGGCCGGGTCAGGGCGACGGCGAGCCGTCCGATTGGCGGGCGGCACTGCCCGCGACGACCGAGGTCGGCCCGCTGCCCGACCAGGCCGGGTTGGACGCCTGGGCGCGTGAGCACACCCTCGGCCTGATCGAGAGGTTCCCGCTGCGGGTCGGGCCGGACGTGGTGCTGGCCCTGGCCAGCGCGCTGGCGACCCGGATCTCCTGGACGGACCCGTTCGAGGTCGCCGACACCGGCGCGCTCGGCTCGGGTAGCGCCTGGGCGGGCCGGCTGCGCCGGGTGCTGCGCAGCCCCCGCCGCGGTCACCGGGGCGCCATCGTCTCGACCGCGCAGGCCGGTGACGTGATCGTGCACTCCGCGCTCGCCCAGGCGGCCGACGGCGCGGGGCTGGTCGTCCTCTCGGTGGCCGCCGCGCCGCACGTGCCGCCGGCCGAGGTGCTGGCCGCCGCGTACCAGCTCAGCGCCGGCGCGGCTGACGGAGCTGAGCCGGTTGGCCGCCGCTCGCTGTTCGACCTGCCGCTCGGCGACACTCCCCTGTGGACGCTGCGTGAGGAACAGGTACGCACCCGGGCCCGCGACGGCCGCGAGGAGCGGCACACAGCGGTGCTCCCCTGCTGGTCGGCCCGCAGCGAGCACGACCTGAGCGCGCCCGCGCTCGGCTTCCCGGCCGCGTCGGCGGCACTGGCCACGGCGCTGGCTCTGCCGGTGCAGGACTTCGAGGCCCGCCAGGCGGCGATGGCCCGGTTCGGTCGGTACGGCTTCGAGGCGGCGGCGGTCACCGGCATGTTCGAGCTGACCAGCATGCCGCCGGAAGGCGTCGCCCGCACCGCCGAGCTGCACTTCGGCCACCCGTACGCGGTGGTGGCGGTCGCCACCGACAAGCGGGCCGACGGCAAGACCGGGCCATGGCACGGCGTGCCGGTCTTCTCCGGCTGGATCACCGAGCCGGAGGAGCTGCTCGAGGCCGACGGGTGA
- a CDS encoding VOC family protein: MATRLVQINMKARDDSALGGFWAQVLGWEVSSEGPGVTNLEPEGFVYPDPVAVCIDLVVSPEPKTVKNRVHVDLATTSAAHQAEVVTRLKDLGATPADVGQGDVPWTVMADPEGNEFCVLDPRPLYQDTGPIAAVVVDCADPRAMARFWGQATDWTVHEVTDHRAVLRSAKGVGPYLQFLRTPDVKTVWNRVHLDVRPYPGDDPEAEAARLRTLGATAVDLGQSDIPWTVLADPEGNEFCLLTPA, translated from the coding sequence ATGGCAACGCGGCTTGTGCAGATCAACATGAAGGCTCGGGACGACTCCGCGCTGGGCGGCTTCTGGGCGCAGGTGCTCGGCTGGGAGGTCTCCAGCGAGGGACCCGGCGTGACCAACCTCGAACCCGAGGGCTTCGTCTACCCCGACCCCGTCGCGGTCTGCATCGACCTCGTCGTCTCCCCGGAACCCAAGACGGTGAAGAACCGCGTGCACGTCGACCTCGCCACCACCTCGGCGGCCCATCAGGCGGAGGTGGTCACGCGATTGAAGGATCTCGGCGCGACACCGGCCGACGTGGGTCAGGGCGACGTCCCATGGACGGTCATGGCCGACCCGGAGGGCAACGAGTTCTGCGTCCTGGACCCCCGACCGCTCTACCAGGACACCGGACCGATCGCCGCGGTAGTGGTCGACTGCGCGGACCCGCGAGCCATGGCCCGCTTCTGGGGCCAGGCCACGGACTGGACCGTGCACGAGGTGACCGACCACAGGGCGGTACTGCGCTCCGCCAAGGGCGTCGGCCCGTATCTGCAGTTCCTCCGCACACCGGACGTGAAGACCGTGTGGAACCGCGTCCATCTCGACGTCCGCCCATACCCAGGTGACGACCCGGAGGCCGAGGCGGCCAGACTGCGGACTCTCGGCGCCACCGCTGTCGACCTGGGCCAGAGCGATATCCCGTGGACCGTCCTCGCCGACCCCGAAGGCAACGAGTTCTGCCTCCTCACCCCAGCCTGA
- a CDS encoding EamA family transporter: MTSSGAERLPRAAGGGTFPGNLPRTALTALAPLAWGTTYVVTTELLPPGHPLFAGLLRALPAGLVALAVTRTLPRGAWWGKAAALGVLNIGLFFPLLFVAAERLPGGVAATLGAVQPLVVAVMAATLLREGLSVWRAVWGVTGVLGVGLVVIGPDAALDVAGIAAGLVGAATMALGVTLTKRWGRPAGVSPMAFAGWQLSAGGFFLAPITFLVEGPPPVIDLPATLGYLWLGLFGGLAAYVLWFRGVTTLPVTSVAVLGLLSPLVAALLGAILLDQTLGPIELLGLGLSLAAIVAGQLPAPARPRHTGVQLVPEGTTR, encoded by the coding sequence ATGACAAGTTCCGGAGCGGAGAGACTCCCTCGCGCAGCCGGCGGCGGCACGTTCCCCGGCAACCTGCCGCGCACTGCCCTGACCGCGCTCGCCCCGCTGGCGTGGGGCACCACCTACGTCGTCACCACCGAGCTTCTTCCGCCGGGCCACCCGCTGTTCGCGGGACTCCTGCGCGCGTTGCCCGCCGGTCTGGTGGCGCTGGCGGTCACCCGTACGCTGCCGAGAGGGGCATGGTGGGGAAAGGCGGCCGCGCTCGGCGTACTGAACATCGGACTCTTCTTCCCGCTGCTCTTCGTCGCGGCCGAGCGGCTGCCGGGAGGCGTCGCGGCGACCCTGGGCGCGGTGCAGCCGCTGGTCGTCGCCGTCATGGCCGCGACGCTCCTGCGGGAGGGACTCTCCGTCTGGCGCGCCGTCTGGGGCGTGACCGGGGTGCTGGGCGTCGGCCTGGTGGTGATCGGGCCGGATGCCGCGCTCGACGTCGCGGGAATCGCGGCCGGACTCGTCGGCGCGGCCACGATGGCGCTCGGGGTGACGCTCACCAAGCGCTGGGGACGTCCCGCCGGGGTGAGTCCGATGGCCTTCGCCGGCTGGCAGCTCAGCGCGGGCGGTTTCTTCCTGGCGCCCATCACCTTCCTCGTCGAGGGGCCGCCACCAGTGATCGACCTGCCCGCCACTCTCGGCTACCTCTGGCTGGGCCTGTTCGGCGGCCTGGCCGCGTATGTCCTGTGGTTCCGCGGCGTCACCACGCTGCCCGTGACCTCCGTCGCGGTTCTCGGTCTGCTCTCGCCGCTGGTCGCCGCGCTGCTCGGCGCCATCCTGCTCGATCAGACACTCGGCCCAATCGAGCTTCTCGGGCTCGGGCTCTCGCTGGCCGCAATCGTCGCGGGGCAGCTTCCCGCGCCAGCCCGCCCACGCCACACGGGCGTGCAGCTTGTACCGGAAGGGACAACTCGATGA
- a CDS encoding LysR family transcriptional regulator → MELHQLRYVLAVAETSSFTRAAERCLVVQSALSHQIARLERELGARLFERTSRRVRLTPAGVAFLPAARQCLDAAERAAAEVAAAVGEVRGRLTVGLIPTVAAVNIPATLRAFRERYPYVRVGLRVGGSDELVEQVKQGVIDVAFLGLPETVQPKGVDVHELARDRLVAVVAPDHPLAPEPAVDLHRLAAEAFVDFPVGSAGRAQTDQAFSAAGLARDVAFEVSAADLMAELVAAGLGVAMLPSAYVPRLTGVTTIDVADAPARVEHLVWSRLGRTPAVNAFFTVLKIPPGTAPERQPPGP, encoded by the coding sequence ATGGAGCTCCACCAGCTGCGCTACGTCCTCGCCGTCGCCGAGACGAGCAGTTTCACCCGGGCCGCCGAACGCTGCCTGGTCGTCCAGTCCGCGTTGAGCCACCAGATCGCGCGCCTGGAACGGGAACTCGGCGCGAGGCTCTTCGAGCGGACCAGCCGCCGGGTGCGGCTGACTCCGGCGGGTGTGGCGTTCCTCCCCGCCGCCCGCCAGTGTCTGGACGCCGCCGAACGCGCGGCCGCCGAGGTCGCGGCGGCGGTGGGAGAGGTACGGGGACGACTGACGGTGGGTCTGATCCCCACGGTTGCGGCAGTCAACATTCCGGCCACACTTCGCGCGTTCCGGGAGCGGTACCCGTACGTGCGCGTCGGCCTGCGCGTCGGCGGCAGCGACGAACTCGTGGAACAGGTCAAGCAGGGCGTCATCGACGTGGCGTTTCTGGGGCTACCGGAAACGGTTCAACCGAAGGGCGTCGACGTGCACGAACTCGCCCGCGACCGGCTCGTCGCCGTGGTCGCCCCGGATCATCCGCTCGCGCCGGAACCGGCAGTCGACCTCCACCGGCTCGCTGCCGAGGCCTTCGTCGACTTTCCGGTTGGAAGCGCCGGGCGGGCCCAGACCGATCAGGCATTCTCCGCCGCCGGCCTTGCCCGCGACGTCGCGTTCGAGGTGAGCGCCGCCGACCTGATGGCTGAGCTCGTCGCTGCGGGGCTGGGCGTCGCCATGCTCCCCTCCGCCTACGTGCCACGACTCACCGGCGTGACCACCATTGACGTCGCCGATGCGCCGGCCCGGGTCGAGCACCTCGTCTGGAGCCGCCTGGGCCGGACCCCCGCGGTAAACGCCTTTTTCACTGTTCTGAAGATCCCGCCCGGGACGGCCCCGGAGCGGCAGCCACCCGGCCCGTGA